The Gopherus flavomarginatus isolate rGopFla2 chromosome 4, rGopFla2.mat.asm, whole genome shotgun sequence genomic interval aaaaattaatctttaattagagAAGTCATGTGATGAAAACTCCAGGATACACTCATCCAAAACTGACAAACCTAAATCAGGCCCAATATTTCATGTCAGAGCTATGTATTTAATCACAAAGAGACAAGGGAATTTAAACATTTATTCTTTATTGTATTGCTCAGAGTATCTACGCAATTTATGTATGTAGTGTAGTTAAGGATCCACATTTCCCAAAACATCACACTGCAGCACAGTTTCTTTACACACTGTGAGTAATCAGTGCGTTCTTTAAAAGGTGACAATCAGTTGCAAGTTTAAGCATTTCTGGTAGTAAATGAAGGAAAAAGCTAAGTTATCAATACATATTTTTTCACACTCAAAAACACAGTTTACAAAGGACCGCCAATGGTGAAGCAACTACTTTGATGATACTCTATCTGTAAATGTAGActctgcagtaaaaaaaaaaaaaaaaaaaaaaaaaagccaaataagcataaaaatatatattttaactcttaaaataatttaaacacaGTAATATTTTGCTTGTGTTACCTGTGTTTACAACGTATTGTCTTTGATCTGATCTATAGATATAGGGCCAGATCTTTAGCACCTGTGGCTCTGACCCATATTTAAACTGAATCACCCCAAGTCGTTCATATGTGAACACAGAGCAACTGTTTAATATTGAAGAACTAGTTACAGTGCAGCTAAAAGAAATAGTAGTAATTTAAACAATTTAAGATTCTAGAAAGAATCTTAGATGTAACACAATGTTGAAATAGTTAATATTTATTCTTCACCTCATAAGTCTCTAGTTGATGCTTACAGATTGATTACTCAAAAGCCACTGAAGGTCAGTTAAGCTAAGGTCACAAGTTGCATTATTATCCCCAAACAACATTTCTTAATTTTTTGATAACTAATACTGGTATCTGAAATATATTTGTATGGTTGctgaaaacttttattaaaatgtatcCTCCTGCTACGAGATATTTACCATactaaaaaaacccccaaaacaaaaaaacatgaaaaacataaaaaaatatttttaaagatttttagaaAACTCAAACAACTGCTAATACAGCTGatcttttaatatatatattcttcagtttgtttttttttaaatgtatcattTACAAAGAGGCAAAAAAGTACAACAGTCCTAGGATTTATTTTTGTCCATTACATTGAGGACTTCATCCAGAAGTGAGGGTCCCAGGTCAAGCTGCAAAGAAAGAAGCGAGCCTGCAAGATCTGACAAGGATTCTTCTGACTTAGTCTCTGCCTTGGTTAGTTCACATGAGAGATGACTGTCATCAAGTAAGTCAACTGTTTGCcaatcagtgcactgttcagaaAGGCTGGATGAATGACTCTCTCTGCCATTAGTATAATGCGATCCAGAACCATTTGGCTCCCATAGAATGTCATCTTTGTACATTTCCCCATTCTCCAACTGTTTGCTTTTCTCCTGCAATTTTTCTTCCATTACTGGCTCACAACTAAGCCTTGGATTCTTTGATGGCCCAAAAGAGTCCCGCTTCGAATTAAATGTCACTGGTGACAATAAGGGCAACACAAGGGCTTGAGAACCACCAATGGCAGGAAGCGAGATGGCATTTTTGAGCACGGGTGAAGGAGTTTCTGTAAACATGGAGTCACAGGTGCTGTTTGCCCTTAAGAACTCATTATGTCCACCAAACTGACCAACTCTTGGTGTTCCCTCGTTCCCAGGTAACAGCTCATAATTTCCTTGCAGAAATGAGATGTCTCCAAAAACATCATGTTGTCCCTCTTTCCCAATGTGTATGGTGTGGCGAAAGTCTCCGAGTGGTGGACTGATCATATCAGGAGACAAAATATCCCTTAATTTGAATTTCTTCCCTTTCTTAGTATTGGCAGCTTTCAGGTAGATGGGTGTCTTAGCTGGCATTTTGTTTGCAGATTTTGAAGTGGTTTGTTTTATAAGggatgaaaaaaaaccaaaaaccacttATAAGAATTAGCGATTCTTCTCCAGCAGACTTTCAATGTTATCGTTGTCGCATTATTGACTTGGACTCTTCTCACACACAAGGTCCATTTCTTCTGGGAAAGAAAATCTGGGAATTAAGAGAGCTGAAGAACCCCAACGTAGAGCCTTCCAAGTTTAAGCATACAACCGTCCTTCAGGTGAGGATTTAGTGACCAAGTACTCTGTTACTTCCAAAACCTGAGAAAACCTGTATGGGAAACAAAGCAGGTTATTAGCTTACTCTTCATGGTTCACTCAGCCTTGCTTTTACAAAAACGATTAGTAATGGTACTGACAGTTCCAGCCTACAGATTAGCTTTATGATGTTGCTTCCCTTCATTAAGCAGGATAAAAGGCTTTAGTCTAATAAGGGCTAGCTAACCTCTTCCTGACTTCATAGTTTTTTGAAGTCAGAGTTCCTTAGACACGGTTCCTGAGCACAGTTCACTTGGTAAACTCACtatctctgtttctctctcactctgtcaGTCATCTTCAATCTGTAGAGGTAGTGATGATATTCAAAGGTTTCTACAttgacatttaaaagaaaaaaccctcaaactttttaaacaaaaccccACACACTTTAACACAGAGGCCTATTCACATTACGATATAGACAGGTCTGAGAAAGTTCAAAGTTAGACTTGTacagccaaaattttcaaaaaatggtATCGAAGGcaccactgtaagctctctagtgtagccactctaagtcgatgggagagaggTCACCTGTTGGCAACTCCAGCCccaatgagtggcagtagctatgttggcgtgAGAaactctcccaccgacatagcggtGTCTATACCAACACTTACATCGGCATAAGTTACTATGCTCAGGAAGGTGGCTAATTCACACCCATGAGTGACATAACTATGACAACTTAAGATGTAGTGTAGCCATGGAGCCTAGCTTTAGGTTCCTAACCCCATACTGAAGCATCTAAATAAGATACCTGATTTTCAAGAACGTTAGGCACCCATCACCTTtcactgcctcccacccccaagaAAAGGAAAGAGTCAGATCATTTATTTAGAAGTGTAAGTGTAGGCCCTCTTTTGCTTCCCCAAAAGGTCAAAATTTTAGCAAGTTATGCACAACTGAAAAGATCTTAGAATGGAAACTCCCACCTCAGCCTTAACTATAGTTGTCATCAACACTTCAATTATAATTAAGTTCAAAAAATTGCACATTTGAAACAAAATCACAGCACATAAGGAAGTGCAGAAAGTGTTTAAAAACATATTCCAGGTTAAAGCCTACTGAAGCCAATAGAATTAGGCTACAGGTTCTAACAGCAACATTAATTCAGTCAGGCTGCATACTATCTGCAGTCCATTAGATTTATTTACTAAAATGAGCATTAGAAATAAAGCTATACAGTTAAGAACAGAAAACATCATTTATGTGCAAGGTGGTCAAGTTcactttaatattttttatttcttggcTTTCTGGGTGTGATTTTAAAGCCAGTCCTCTAGTTTTTACAGGCAAAATTTTACATCCACAATTAGCTGCGTCTAGTATTCATTCAGGAAGGAGCAAAATTGTGGGAGTAATTCACTGTTGGTGCCAAACTCCACAAGCAAGACTGGCCCAGCTTGAAAGTCAGCCCTCTGCAAGATTTACCTTTTTGACTTA includes:
- the CDC42EP3 gene encoding cdc42 effector protein 3 produces the protein MPAKTPIYLKAANTKKGKKFKLRDILSPDMISPPLGDFRHTIHIGKEGQHDVFGDISFLQGNYELLPGNEGTPRVGQFGGHNEFLRANSTCDSMFTETPSPVLKNAISLPAIGGSQALVLPLLSPVTFNSKRDSFGPSKNPRLSCEPVMEEKLQEKSKQLENGEMYKDDILWEPNGSGSHYTNGRESHSSSLSEQCTDWQTVDLLDDSHLSCELTKAETKSEESLSDLAGSLLSLQLDLGPSLLDEVLNVMDKNKS